Proteins co-encoded in one Cytophaga hutchinsonii ATCC 33406 genomic window:
- a CDS encoding valine--tRNA ligase, giving the protein MSEIRKTYSPVEVETKWYSYWLENKFFHSAPHVNKKPFTIVIPPPNVTGVLHMGHMLNNTIQDVLIRKARMEGKESCWVPGTDHASIATEAKVVALLREQGIKKSDLSRDKFLEHAWAWKDKYGGIILEQLKKLGASCDWDRTRFTMEDNLSDAVIEVFNKLYADGMIYRGFRMVNWDPEGKTALSDEEVIHKEVQSKLYYIRYQVVGSDDYALVATTRPETILGDTAVCIHPKDERWKHLKGKKVIVPLINKEIPIIEDEYVDLEFGTGCLKVTPAHDVNDYQLGQKHGLEVIDIMNDDGTFNEKAQLYVGLDRFKVRKQLSAELEEKGFLTKTDNITNNVGYSERTNAVVEPRLSLQWFVNMRSFMDKHPEVLSSVMNDEIKLHPAKFKNTYKHWIDNIKDWCISRQLWWGQRIPAWYLSDGQYIVALNETEALAKAKALTSNAALTLADLKQDEDVLDTWFSSWLWPISVFDGFKDPNNEDIKYYYPTDDLVTAPEILFFWVARMIMAGYAFRGEKPFSNVYLTGIVRDKQGRKMSKSLGNSPDPLDLITKYGADGVRFGMLLSSPAGNDLLFDDKYCEQGRNFTNKLWNAFRLIKGWEIDKSLPYVNAASVEWLNARINASLVEIEDHFSKYRLSDALMSVYKLVWDDLCAWYLEMIKPEFGKPIDAKTYEETLAIFEEILKIVHPFMPFITEELWHEIKERSATDCVIVAAWPTVKPYSPDVLTGGNSIMEIVTQLRNIRVSKQLAKDVRPELYIKASQNDTYKAFDTVIKKLGLAGEIAFVEQKVEGCASFIIKNDEFFFSIQSSQVDVNEEKERIQKELEYTKGFLVSVEKKLNNDKFVQNAAAHVLENERQKQQDALSKIKSLEEALKELVS; this is encoded by the coding sequence ATGTCTGAAATCCGTAAAACATATTCCCCGGTTGAAGTAGAAACAAAATGGTACTCCTATTGGCTTGAAAATAAATTCTTTCATTCAGCTCCGCATGTCAATAAAAAACCATTTACCATTGTCATTCCTCCTCCAAACGTAACGGGAGTTTTACACATGGGTCACATGCTGAATAATACCATCCAGGATGTGTTGATCCGGAAGGCACGTATGGAAGGCAAAGAAAGCTGCTGGGTACCTGGTACGGACCACGCTTCTATTGCTACAGAAGCAAAAGTGGTTGCTTTGCTGCGTGAACAGGGCATAAAAAAAAGCGACCTGTCTAGGGATAAATTTTTAGAACATGCCTGGGCATGGAAGGATAAATACGGCGGAATCATACTTGAACAGTTGAAAAAACTGGGTGCTTCCTGTGACTGGGACAGAACACGTTTCACCATGGAAGACAATCTTTCAGATGCCGTTATTGAAGTGTTCAATAAACTCTACGCAGATGGCATGATCTACCGTGGATTCCGTATGGTTAACTGGGATCCGGAAGGTAAAACAGCGTTATCGGATGAAGAAGTGATTCACAAAGAAGTTCAGTCCAAATTATATTATATCAGATACCAGGTTGTTGGTTCGGATGACTATGCGCTTGTAGCAACGACACGCCCTGAAACCATTCTTGGTGATACTGCCGTGTGTATCCACCCGAAAGATGAACGCTGGAAACACTTAAAAGGGAAAAAAGTTATTGTTCCGCTGATCAATAAAGAAATACCAATCATTGAAGATGAATACGTAGATCTTGAATTCGGAACAGGCTGCCTTAAGGTAACACCGGCCCACGATGTAAACGATTATCAGCTGGGACAGAAACATGGGCTGGAAGTGATCGACATTATGAATGACGATGGTACATTCAATGAGAAGGCTCAGTTATACGTTGGCCTGGACCGTTTCAAAGTTCGCAAACAACTTTCTGCTGAACTGGAAGAAAAAGGTTTTTTAACCAAAACAGATAACATTACAAACAACGTTGGTTATTCTGAACGTACCAATGCTGTTGTTGAACCACGCCTTTCCTTACAGTGGTTCGTAAATATGCGTAGCTTCATGGATAAACATCCGGAAGTGTTGAGTTCAGTAATGAACGATGAAATAAAATTACATCCTGCGAAGTTTAAAAATACGTACAAACACTGGATCGACAATATTAAAGATTGGTGTATCTCCCGTCAATTGTGGTGGGGACAGCGTATACCTGCCTGGTATTTATCCGACGGACAGTATATTGTTGCGTTGAATGAAACAGAAGCTTTGGCAAAAGCGAAAGCACTTACCAGCAATGCTGCATTAACCCTTGCTGATTTAAAACAGGACGAAGATGTACTGGATACCTGGTTCTCTTCCTGGTTGTGGCCGATCTCTGTATTCGATGGTTTCAAAGATCCCAACAACGAAGACATCAAGTACTATTACCCTACTGACGATCTGGTAACAGCACCTGAAATTTTATTCTTCTGGGTGGCGCGTATGATTATGGCGGGTTATGCTTTCAGAGGTGAAAAACCTTTCAGCAATGTATACTTAACCGGTATTGTACGTGACAAACAAGGCCGTAAAATGTCTAAGTCGTTAGGTAACTCTCCTGACCCGTTAGATCTGATCACGAAGTATGGTGCAGATGGTGTACGTTTTGGTATGCTGTTGAGTTCTCCTGCCGGAAATGATTTATTGTTTGATGATAAATATTGTGAACAGGGAAGAAACTTCACAAATAAACTCTGGAACGCTTTCCGTTTAATAAAAGGCTGGGAAATAGATAAGAGCTTACCTTACGTAAACGCGGCTTCGGTTGAATGGCTGAACGCACGTATCAACGCAAGTTTGGTGGAGATCGAAGATCATTTCAGTAAATACCGTTTATCTGATGCGCTGATGAGTGTGTACAAATTGGTTTGGGATGATTTGTGTGCGTGGTATCTGGAAATGATCAAGCCCGAGTTCGGTAAGCCAATCGATGCAAAAACCTATGAGGAAACCTTAGCGATTTTTGAAGAGATATTAAAAATTGTACATCCGTTTATGCCGTTCATTACCGAAGAATTATGGCATGAAATTAAGGAGCGCAGTGCAACAGATTGTGTGATTGTTGCAGCGTGGCCAACGGTTAAACCTTATTCTCCGGATGTATTAACAGGTGGTAATTCCATCATGGAAATTGTTACTCAATTAAGAAACATCCGTGTTTCCAAGCAACTGGCAAAAGACGTACGTCCTGAACTCTATATTAAAGCCTCCCAGAATGATACCTACAAAGCGTTTGATACTGTTATTAAAAAACTGGGATTAGCTGGAGAAATAGCTTTTGTTGAACAAAAAGTTGAGGGCTGCGCATCCTTTATTATTAAAAATGACGAATTCTTTTTCTCTATTCAATCTTCGCAAGTAGATGTAAATGAAGAGAAAGAACGTATCCAGAAAGAACTGGAGTATACGAAAGGTTTCTTAGTTTCTGTTGAAAAGAAACTAAATAATGATAAATTCGTACAAAACGCAGCAGCCCACGTGCTTGAAAACGAAAGACAAAAACAACAGGATGCGCTTTCTAAAATTAAATCCCTGGAAGAAGCATTAAAGGAACTTGTATCTTAA
- a CDS encoding OmpA family protein: MKHFVRILILLLVLSTTSTIEVSAQNPAQSKKYQKKAKAAKKKKKDPYTPVYHDADSDHDGVPDSRDQCIHTPKGEPVTPFGCPYDVDFDGIFDYEDSCRNEAGPRENHGCPWGDKDGDGIMDNVDDCPTVPGLKMYKGCPDTDGDGIPDNKDKCPKVPGTLQYDGCPPPFKDSDGDGVEDYSDLCPSTPGPKTNRGCPELKPAEKAALQKAFDNLLFETGSDVIVSSSFQSLDDLAKVLRNNPLYNLYIEGHTDNVGDDEANLDLSKRRAISVKNYLVSKGVGAARLTTDGFGEARPVDTNDTPEGRKKNRRVEMHILQ, translated from the coding sequence ATGAAACATTTTGTACGCATCTTAATTTTATTACTTGTACTATCAACGACAAGTACCATTGAGGTATCCGCTCAAAACCCTGCCCAAAGCAAGAAATATCAGAAAAAAGCCAAGGCAGCTAAAAAGAAAAAGAAAGATCCATATACTCCTGTATATCACGATGCTGATTCAGATCATGATGGTGTACCGGATAGCCGCGATCAATGCATCCATACACCCAAAGGCGAACCTGTAACACCATTCGGCTGTCCGTATGATGTGGATTTTGACGGGATCTTTGACTACGAAGATTCATGCAGAAATGAAGCAGGGCCAAGAGAAAACCATGGCTGCCCTTGGGGAGATAAAGATGGTGACGGAATCATGGATAACGTAGATGACTGTCCTACTGTACCCGGTTTAAAAATGTACAAAGGTTGCCCCGATACAGACGGTGATGGTATTCCGGATAATAAAGATAAATGCCCGAAAGTACCGGGAACACTTCAGTATGATGGTTGCCCTCCGCCATTCAAAGACAGTGATGGCGATGGTGTAGAAGATTATTCCGATTTATGCCCGAGTACACCTGGACCAAAAACAAACAGAGGCTGCCCGGAATTGAAACCGGCAGAAAAAGCAGCGCTTCAAAAAGCATTTGACAACTTATTGTTTGAAACAGGTTCAGATGTTATTGTTTCTTCTTCTTTCCAATCGTTAGATGATTTAGCAAAAGTGTTAAGAAATAACCCGCTTTATAACCTGTACATTGAAGGCCACACGGATAATGTAGGTGATGACGAAGCGAACCTTGACCTCTCAAAACGTCGTGCGATATCTGTTAAAAACTACCTTGTTTCTAAAGGTGTTGGTGCTGCCAGATTAACAACAGATGGGTTTGGTGAAGCAAGACCGGTTGATACAAATGATACACCGGAAGGCCGTAAGAAAAACCGCCGTGTTGAAATGCATATCCTTCAATAA